CCGCCCATGGATGATGAACGGGTCAAGACCAGCAGTCTGGTGTGGTCACTGGTGGGCTTCGTTGCCACCATTGGCCTCAGCCTGGGGGCCTACACCGTGGGCCAGCGGATGTCTGGGGTGAGTGGCGAGGCGCTGGCGGGCGGCGCTGCCGAGGGGCAGGCCACGCAGGTCAGCGTCAACGGCGGCGAGCTGTTCGCGCTGAGCTGCGCGGGCTGTCACGGCGCAAAGGCCGAGGGCGGGGTCGGGCCGAATCTGGCTGTGACCAAGAGCTGGGCGCTGCCGGTGTTCAGTGAGGCGGTCCTGCACGGTCAGGCCGAGGGCCGCACCCTGTCGTCCATCATGCCGCATTTTGCCGATACTGGCCTGAGCGGCGAACCTGCCACCCCTGCCCAGATTGAGGCGATTCACAACTTCATTAAGAGTTTGTAGGAGCCGGTTTCGATGCCGCACTCTACTTGTTGACGGTGCGGGAGTGGCACACTGGAGCCGTGAACCCTGAAAATCCTTACAAGTCCACCCGCCAGCCGGTGCTGGCACGCGGCGGCATGGTGGCGACCTCGCAGCCGCTGGCCGCCCAGGCCGGTCTCTTCATT
This portion of the Deinococcus rubellus genome encodes:
- a CDS encoding c-type cytochrome translates to MDDERVKTSSLVWSLVGFVATIGLSLGAYTVGQRMSGVSGEALAGGAAEGQATQVSVNGGELFALSCAGCHGAKAEGGVGPNLAVTKSWALPVFSEAVLHGQAEGRTLSSIMPHFADTGLSGEPATPAQIEAIHNFIKSL